The Hippoglossus hippoglossus isolate fHipHip1 chromosome 16, fHipHip1.pri, whole genome shotgun sequence genomic sequence GTCCATCTCACAACTTACAGGACTTAAAGGATCTGTATCGCTGCCAGACACCACAAGGACCTCCAGAGGCCTTGTAGACAACAGGCCTCAGTGGACCAACGATGTGGAAGACACGAGTGGTCATAATGTTTTGGCTCCTCAGTATAGTATAAGCAGCACTGCACATGTGTGAGCGTGTTATGTTTGGGTGTATGTCTGTGAGAATGGATGAACCATATAGCCAGTTTGAAAAACAAGCctgaaagcacatttcataGAACCCAGCGGGAGAATGTAGTTACGTAGACTGGTTACATTTGGAGCTGAAGCTGTAGCCCACTGATCTTCTACCTGAAGCAACTcaattttatagattttttagGAGGGAAACAATGTCACATCTAGACTCATTCTTCACATTCACCTGGGGAATGCTACACACTTAAGAGTACATACATTTATCACGATAAGGCTCTGTGTTATTCAACCTCAACATCGAATGAAACCCTCCAGTCACTCATGACTTTACATACAACGACCCCCAAACCATTTACTATGCTGCAGTTTTATCAGAGAGTCGGAAAAATGTTTTAGCCTCAAACATCAATTCACTCAACATCAAAAATACTCTCTAACTTCCCAACGCATACGGTTTGGTTTTCATCTGTCTCGGTCCTCTGATATGTGCCTCTGAAATATCTGCATCTACCCATATTTAACAATTTTTACAAAAGCAAAATTTAATGATcgatcaaaaagaaaaaattccATCAATCAAGGTAATACTTAAGCCagtctttcatttattttagtttgtattCCCTGGGAGATGTTCCTAGTGGGAAGTAGTGCAGTGTCATCATGTAGATTTGACcagacaaataaacaaccaAACACATTGTCCTCCATTTGACTATATAGTCAACAAACCTATGCAACACTTACTGTAGATGGCGGTTCTCGGGGGGGCTGGGCTTGTGAAATAACAAtctctgtatttgtttaaaataaatatctcttGTCAAACCTGCTGTGTCCTGAATTGTTCTATGCTCCTTTGTTGTTTTGGTGCTCAAGAGAGGGGGAAGGGCGTTTTTtagacatgacctccagaggaTGTCCGAAGAAATGGTTCTtaactttctgcagactttgcCTTTTATACATGCACAACgcagatcacatgtttttgtttacagcacgaGATGCCAGCTTCAGCACTTGTCACctaaaactctcttgacatcttcgtctgtgtcttctacgtgaaTGCCACCACTCTTTCGGATCCGgagatatatttttttgcctttttgatttttgcatctgtcacattTTAGAATAGTCATCAACTACTGGCTCCCGTTGAATCCTGTTTTCACATTGGCTCCAGTTTTAACCAAGGGGCTGGCCAGACAAAACCCTGCCCCAGgaagtccggaggctctcactctgacatttcacACATACAACACCTCCGGAGAAAGTCAGAAGGATCTTCAGAGTTtagtgcttgtctgaaagctgctATAGAGACGGATAAAAAAGGATATTCGATCCTTTAAAGTAAGTGAATCTTGTAATATCATAATGGAAACTATGCACAGAGTACTGTAGGACAAATAAAAGTTCTGCtttcaaacatttgtttgtttgagtatAAGTATTATCAGCAAAACTAACTTAAAGTCAAATATACAGTGCCCAATCCATAGTTAGCTTATATTACCATCCAATATATGCATTGTATAACTGTATTTTTGGCCGTTGCCAAGCTGGTTGAGTGAAACTATGGTAATGTTAGCGTCTTTATGCTGCACTCTGTTTGAGCTTTAATCTGTGATAACACATTATGTTTTGTAATTTAGCTTCAAAGTAAATCATGCCATTTAAAGGCAGTGGAACCCCTGGGGTACATTCACCTCATaatctgtggaaacacacaaagacataacTGCCTGTAAATTACTGCCTGTGTGTGGAAACTGACCCACAGTGCATCAGTGTGTACTTGCTGCCATCTGGTGAACAAAATAAATAGTACAAGTAGCAAGTGAGGATGAGAATCTGAGACGAAACAGTCACGTCAGGCCTTTGTATATTGGACAGCAGCTTCCTCAATGATGAGTGCAACTCAGATGCTTTATAAATAGCTgtgattacattacatgtcgtttagctgatgtttttatccaaagcgcattcaacatctatgagggggCATTTCggggggttcagcatcttgcccaaggacacttcggtatgcactgaggaaaatgttttggGCCCTGTAATGTTTACGtgacttttttgtttaaattctacaataaaatattatttaagtgcttttacttcaaagtgctgtgtgttatttaatctGCTACTTGAAGTTTGTTAGTAAATATGAATCATCATTTTGATAAGTATTTTTTATCATTCACGCCAAGTAATATTAACAAGCCTTCTGTATTGACTGCACGCCCTTGACACACTGAAGTAAAGTTTAAGTTTACTCTTCAGTTGCAGCAAGGAAGCCAAAAAGGACTTCTCTCATCATGACTTTAAGATCTGAAGGAAATGCAGCACAAGGGAAAACAGGTTCTTCATGAATGTTGCAAATGTTTACCTTTTGCCTAAGGCCTAAGAACAGAATTAGTTAGGAATTAACTTACTGCATTTCTATTCTGTATTTCTTACAGAGCTATTGCACTTTACAGTGAtacttcagtgaaaatgtaatctCTGTAGATGTACacgtttgtctgtttattcagaCGGCCTCAGTGATTTTCTGAAAGCTCttgaaattgtaaaaaagtTTTGGCCACACTGTTGAGCATGAGGCCACTTTATATGGCTAAAAGATTGTATGTTCTGTTATGGCAGTGGTTACAAAATATGCAAGCATTGCAGGCTAGCTGAAATATACATACTTAAAGGCCTTAAAGGGTtagtttggattattttatgtgTGATTGTATGATATCAATAGTCAGTGTATTCGCTACATTGAGAAACAGCATGGAAGCTGTGAAGGACAGAAAGGTCACATGtcctatttgaaaatgttttagtctGACTAAGTGTTTCAAATGAAAGTCTGCGGTACTGCTGCTAGCACTGATTTAGATATGTTTTAATGCCCACCAGATTGTATGTGTAAAAAGCAACCTCTTACATCAGTGTTGAAGGGGGAATAAAAGGTGctgtttctgtaaaaacatctgttatttcatgttttatagaaGTCTTACGCTGAAACAATCATATTGACAAATTCCCAgtaaaatctacttaagtattCTTTATCTACCAAGTCTTACTAGTAGGTAAACTTTACTTGAGGATTTCCCaagtaaaaattacaaagaaTTTCTGCGTGGAAATTGTTACCGAGCTTTTTTTAAGTAGATGTCACTCCAAATTTCTTTCAGTGTGGGCTGAGATTGGAGCTGCTGACCTTTTGGGTGGAGGGCaactgctctaccccctcagccacagccacagccaccccatgaaataaataatataatctttaatatttttaattatattaaatattgtaatatGTTTATCCTTGTTTTAATGGGCTAGTTGATGGCAAATggaatgtatttatatagcacttttcttctcatcgaccactcaaagcgctgaGTAACATTGAcccattcacacgcacacatacactccACTTTCACACACTGCTTGATCCAAGATGATTTCGCACTGCTGCCATCTAATGTGCAGACGTaacaagcagagagaagatCACCATGAGACTTCCACCATCACAGGTCCTGATAAAAAGTGGATGCAGAGTCATTGGATGTGATGATGGCTCAGCCAGACAAAGGAGCAGAGTGGTTTCTCTCCAGGTTTCCTCAGTGCACTGACCCTCAGGTGcaaaacacaataacatttcagaaaatgtacAGGAAAAAAGCCACATTAAACAGCTAaagttaataaaacaatatcaaggTTTCCACCTGAGTAGTAGAAGTTGGAAGAGAGGGGATCTGATTAGCTATTGTGTCATAATTACTTTTATATTAACTGTTGTCatatgtgattggtcaactgacTTAAATTTAATAAAGTCCTGCAATCATTTTTGAAGGTTaaaattttaatatattaaaatatatataatttattgtaTTGCTTTATATAAGCCCTTGTGATAGACTGGCACATGTCCAGGGTGATATTGACTGTATTTGTTGGTGCATAAAATGATGTGTAATTATTATGTCAGATCCCTTTAGAGTGTTAATGTTTGATTGTGGTATCAGCAGTTGGGCGTcagtattgttgttattaatcTCATGTGACCCTGTACAGGACCAGTTTATTATTAATCTATTATATGAGAAGACTTTGTCACTggatgagaaaaacaacaagacttgaaacaacaatcaaacattaacagacAATAAATCACTACATTAGATAAGATGACAGTATGTAGTAGTGGGCAGACGTCCCAGTTTTGGTTGACCCAAGGCTTGAAGCCTGCACTATGAAGCAGTTAGTAAGATAACTCCTGCAGGGTTACAAAGGTGGTtcacatcttttatttcattgttgaaAAGATATTACAAACACGGTTTTGacataaaatatacatcaaTAGATAGTACAAAGGAATTACCTACACTAGTAaagcagtaataataataacagttacAAACGTGATGTTATGATAAGAAACGAAGGATAAGAATAAGTGTGTATATGAAAAATAGAAGTAAAGTGTTTTTACTATatacgtgtacgtgtgtgtgcgcgtgtgtgtgtgtgtgtgtgtgtgtgtgtgtgtgtgtgtgtgtgtgtgtgtgtgtgtgtgtgtgtgtgtgtagcttagTGCTGTTGGCTCAACACATGAGGCAAACTATGTATTGTGAGTGTGAATAGGGCTGTGTGGCAGTACAGGGGATTAGCATGAGAATGGTGTGTGAGTGCTGGAAGGCCAGTACTTCATTTCTGtcactctgcagctccagctctctCCCCTCAGCCTTTTGCTTCTCCACACAATCAGCTGTGTCTAAACCCTGCTCTCCACCTTCACTCTGCTCCGTTCATTGTCAACCCTCCTTgttctcgtcttcctcctctcagaaACTGGCGCCAACATGGAGAATAACTGCACCTTCCTATACTTTGCATATGGTAGCAACCTGCTGAAGGAGCGGCTGCAGCTCAGGAACCCCTCTGCAATGGTAAACTGTGTGGCCATGCTCAAGGTACAGTCTTATATCAAAGATATTAGGGTTCCATTCAGAAATGTGAACACTTACTATTTCTATCTCTCTGTTTCAGGACTATAAATTAGTGTTTGGGAACTATAAAGGCCTTGCCAATGACCGGTGGCATGGAGGTGTGGCCACCATAGAGCACAGCCCAGGGGACGAGATGTGGGGTGTGGTGTGGAGGATGAACATGTCCGATCTGGAGTCTCTAGACAGGTggttttcatttatctttttctttaatgCCCAGAATTCTTTGAATGTTTTCCTGTAAAACTGATGTCTGccaaatgtgatttttttgtgtacgtgtgtgcgcACACTCAGTCAAGAAAATGTGACATTAGGTGCGTACAACCCTGTGGATGTATCAGTGAACACAAAAGGCCAGGAGCTCAACTGTCGTACCTACATAATGTACAGCTGCGTGTACGCCCCACCATCACCACATTACCTACAGGTAAGAGACCTTTCACTGCATCAATGCTTGTGGCTCAGAGCACTTACTGTTGGAGGAGAGATTCCTTCCAGGCTGATGTGGATGTATCAAATTCTTCAGTCATTCAACTTCAAAGGATAAGGTCGATAACATTCTCACTCAACAATTCCCATAACAACACCGAAACCATCAACATCAATGTGTCTCCCAGTACTTTCTGACTTTGCTTCCTACTGATGtacatgtttaaaaatacaattttgtggagtggagctgcagtatcaaGTTTATGCCAACACACTTGCTTGACcgatcagtctcagctgtcaatcattaaggtttcatcctctttttttacttaaaaaaaaaacccgaaGCCAAACCAAATGTACAGGAAAAAGAGCagttgaacatacatcagtgtgataacaaccaCTAAAAATGACAGACACAATTTTTGGGAACAATATATTTATCGTGTGTTGTGATTTTCGTTAGTTTGCCCAAAGTCCTGTCTCTTATCATGGAGCAGGCAGGGTGACCTATATGGCCTATACTACattcagccaccagggggcaatcaaaaTGATTTGGATTCACTTTGTCATGTAGTCCATCTGTATATGCAGTACAGTTATGGAGCATACAACAATGGAGGTCTATGGCTCAGACGTAAGATGTATAAGGCTTTAAACACATATTATTAGTATGGTTCTTTTCATGGTCCACATAAACCAATGTGGTTTAACAGTTCTCAGTAAATCCTAAATCAGGAAGCTGATGTTCAGTTTTTGTCTGAAGTGTTAAAAAGGTGGATTTCCAATCATATGACCACAAGAGACCAATAAGATTACTGTACCTATCTCAAGCAAGTTAGTTACACTGGTCTATAACTTAAGACATTATACACTAACCTATACACACTACTTTCTGCTCTGATAAAGAACAGCTCATATGGGTTAAAGAATAGGACAAGGTAGCTCTGAAAAACTGAGACATTGTCATTGAAACAACTTGTTGCAAAACTTTGCAATGGTACAATCCTCACAAGTTATCCATGCATGCAATTGTAAATGAATGTAGTGATGTCGGACATGTTGTTGTGAGTTAGTAGGAAAAACAAATACGATCATGAAATCGGGAGCATCAACTCttccctccttctgtctgtgAAGCATCTGGAATAGGGATCAGTCTGCTCACGACCCTGATCACCTGTTGTGTGATCAAAAGGTCAGAAGAGTCGGGGCACACCCCCACTACCGTGCAACGATTTACAGATCTCACAGCTTGTGAGTTAGAATGCCAgattgttcatgtgtgagctCCAAACATGcctgagagaaaaacagcatGCTGTGAGGGACGCCGTGGCTTTGTCCACTAAAGTGTAAATGCAAGAGACCACTGCATTGTCCCCTGTGTTATACTGGACATTGTTACTGTAAAAGCTGATAGGTGTTCTCAGATGTATTGTGATCTGTGGATCCTGACACACTGTAGCTTACATGGCTGTAACACGCAGAATGATTCCATGCAGCACAGAGCAGTGGTGAACAGACTACTGTACATTTACAGTCTGAGTCAGCTACAGGGAATGGGGgatgtgacacagacagagccTTAGACAGATGTCTgctttttaaagatgtatgtattagcaaagaaaaataattctAACATGAAACATTTGAAGACCTGAACTACTGAGCAAAGAGAGGGGGCAGGGCTGTTGCCATGGATGACATTGTTTCATAAATATGTCTACATTGGCTGACAGgtgatgatggatggatggatggatggatggatggatggatggatggatggatggatggatggatgggtgggaTTTAGCTGACCACAACATATTGAACTTCATCAACCGCTGCAGGTGATAGTGATGGGAGCAGAGCAGAACGGCCTGCCAAGGGACTACCAGGAGAAGCTGAGAACAATCAAGACCAACATGTATGAGGGTCCTCTGCCCATGATGGCTGAACTAGAGAGAGCAAAGGAGAAGGCCAACCACCGCTCTGACGCTTGAAGATTCAGCCTGCGTCAGGTCCAGTTTTTATCATAGGAAAGAACCTGTAACACTGTTTACTTCATGCTCAATGAAAGATTTAATAAAGAATTTATGGGTTCAGCATGGTCATGTCTGTCCTTTTATTGGCCCTTTGAATAATTCCACCACTCAGTTCTTCAAACAAAATATGATCCCAAATTAACCAATGAAGTTTggcttattgttttcattgtctttcTCAAAATGGCATAGATGGCATCAAAATACTCTTGTCAAAAATATGATAACCCCAGAGGCTACGAGACAAAAGCCAAAGATCCAGAAATCCCTCTTTCAGACGTGTGTTAAAACGTTCCTTTAAAATGTTGGTTTTCTCTATAATACTGTAAGGTCATTTcacaaattcacacatttaATGATAGAAAAATTACTGAAATATGATTGAACATACCCTTCATTCACACAGCTATCAGGGGcaattttacattacattacattacctttcatttagctgacatttttatccaaagcaacttacagtaagtgcattcaaccatgagggtacaaacccagaacaacaagatcaagaaagtacaattttcaaactacaaagtgctttatGTAAGTGCTACTAAGCGCcactttttggggggtttttCAAGGTaaagtcggaagagatgtgtttttagtttgcggcgaaagatgtgtagactttctgctgtcctgatgtcattggggagctcgttccaccatttaggagccaggacagcaaacagttgtgactttgttgagtgtttacctcgcagtgagggaggaagctgattggcagatgcagagcggagtggacgggctggggtgaaaggtttgaccatgtcctggatgtagactggacccgatccgttcgcagcaaggtacgcaagtactaatgttttgaaacggatgcgggcagccactggtaaccagtgaagggagcggaggagcggagtagtgtgagtgaacttaagttggttaaagaccagtcgagctgctgcattctggatgagctgcagaggtcggatggcactagcaggtagaccagccaggagggagttacaatagtctaggcgtgagatgaccagggcctggaccagaacctgcaccgccttctgagtgagaagggaaCGTATTcccctgatgttgtgcagcatgtatctacagtaacgtgttgttgcagtaatgttggcagtgagggagagttgactgtcgagtgtcacacccaggttcctagcagtctgatTGGGGGCTAACACCGAGTTGTCAAAagtaatagtcaggtcgtgggtgggagagcctttcccttgaaggaaaagtagttcagtttTACCAAGGTTCATTTTTAGttggtgtgcggacatccactgagagatgtcagtcagacaggcagagatccgtgctgctacctgtttttcagattggggaaaagagaggattagttgggtgtcatcagtttagctatggtaggaaaagccatgtgagtgaatgacagagccgagagagttggtgtacagagagaagaggaggggacccaggacggaaccttgagggaccccagtagtgagaggaaaaggttcagacacagatcctctccaagttacccggtaagtgcggtcgttgaggtaggatgagagccgggagagagcagagcctgagacacccaggtcctgaagggaggaaataagaaTCTgttggttcactgtgtcaaatgtaCACAGTGCCTTCAGTTTCTGCTTCACCTGTTTAATGGACAGATTTCCAGATTCTTAGTGGTGAAGAATGTTTGGTATAGTGATTgaatctctgctgctgctgcaatggAGAGGGCACAGATAGATTACATTGtcaaaaataagtatttgatgTTCTTCTTGACGGTGATGCTGTTCACTTGTTACGTGTGTTTTATCCTTGTTGCAGATTGGACCGGAGACGGCTGTCTAATTCTTGTGgtagctgctgctctttttttGTGCTGAGTATTCTTGCAAGACATTGCTGTAAATCTCACCTAAGCTTTTTTAATTGGTCGGTGGGATCTTTGTTGTACACACTGTAAATATCTTCTAAAATCGGCCCTGTCCAGTTTTTAAGCGTGGTCCATGGTTGAATCTGTCCTTAAGGCGAGCTGGTTGCCTGGATGGGCGAGATACACTCTTTGTTGGCTCTTCTCTTCTTTATGTTAGGAAGGCAAGTAAcgtcacttttctttttgttattgtgGTAATTTCCTGGACCCATTTATAGATATaggtttgtttgtggttttcttcATGCTTAATCAGAAACCTATTTCGACTGTGATGAGTAAATCAATTTAGTTGGACTGCAATCTGCTGTGGCTCTTGTCATCCTTGGCAGTGGGTGAAGAGGGGGAGTCATTTTTCTAATAACATGCTCCGGTTCCCCCTCGACCCAGGAATGATACATTACACCTATGGGTGGCTATGATTTTTATCAGTACAGTCTGACAGTGCTTAAATACATGCAACTATTCCTGGtcttctttcttccctctcccACATTTTTCTCCTTCCAATCCAACTGGGCAGATGGCTGCCAATCCCAAGTCTGGTTCTGAtggtttctttttcctttaacaaagggagtttttttctctcattcttGCTCTGTTAAGGGTCTTAATATAATGTATGTTTTGGTTTGGCAGATTGAATAGAATTTTGGAGATAAACTGGCCCCAGCCCTCTCTCTGGGGCACATGTCTGACGGGTCCGTATAGTGTGGAGAAGCTGTTCTGGGTTATGGAAACAGGACAAATGATTGGCCCCCATGAGAGTCGACCCTTGTAAAATTCCATTTCTGTTGACAAAACATGCCTCCTATGCCCCCCTGTGCGAGCCACGCTGCAGCATCTTTCTCAAAAAATGCTCTCTTCACttcagacatgtttttcaaGACTCTTTCCCAAACAAACGCAGCATAAGAGACAGAGGAATGTCTCTAGGACGGACGGCTGTCCTGTCTGTGGGGATCAAGGCAAACAGATTCTTCTCTGCGGTGCAGCTGCAACTTGCATTCATAGATTCATATGGTCTCGAGCAGCACAGAGTTGCCTGGAGACTCTCACCAGGTTTCTGCCACACTGACCAGGAGCTACAGAGCAGTCAAATGTTCCTCTTAGGATAGAAGTGCTCTATATATCATCTGATTCTAAGATCATTTTAAGCCCTATCAAGCTTTACATCCAAAGATAGCATTATTCTTTAATTCTACCAAATACTAATACAAAATTCTCATAGTAGAAAGACCATCTCACAATGTAACATCCTACATCTACCAACCAACCAATTAGGAATGTAGCCTGACATGATACACTGAATGAACAATGTATCCATTTATGACTGGGTCCAtattctccacctcctcttttatttcctttaatacGCATTAAATACCATGACTGCAGGGATTTGTTTCTTCTATATTGACACTCATAGAGCATACAATCTAATTCCATGTTGCAAAATGTGGCTAGCAATAAATTTGCAGATTCTGAAAGTCTGTAGGCAACTTTATTGTTGTTATgcttattgttttcttttatcctcATTTGTTGGATCCTTTACAGCGGTTTATTCTGATATTTAAAGTCTGTTCAGCACTTTGGCCCACTTCAGTTTGCTGAAAcagcaaatatttgtattattcttgGGAGGACAGTCTCtattttgttccattttttacCCCCTCTTGCCCTAAACCTCCCACCCAATCCACACCTACTGTCCTTTGTAGATTGTATTTACCGCTTATCATACAGTGTACAAGACCACAAAACAAATTAGTTTTAAGGATCGTTTTAACACACGTCTGAAAGAGGGATTTCTGGATCTTTGGCGATTGCCTTGTAGCCTCTGGAGTTGTCATTAAACAAACACTGCATCCCAAAAAATCTTGGAAAATGCTTTAAACCTGGGATATCAACACATATTCAAATGAATGTATAATGTGCAAGTGTTGCAAGTATTACTGAGAACATCTTATATCATGTGGAACCCTGTTGGGGTGTTACTGTGTAGGTTCTTGTT encodes the following:
- the ggctb gene encoding gamma-glutamylcyclotransferase b isoform X1, which translates into the protein MENNCTFLYFAYGSNLLKERLQLRNPSAMVNCVAMLKDYKLVFGNYKGLANDRWHGGVATIEHSPGDEMWGVVWRMNMSDLESLDSQENVTLGAYNPVDVSVNTKGQELNCRTYIMYSCVYAPPSPHYLQVIVMGAEQNGLPRDYQEKLRTIKTNMYEGPLPMMAELERAKEKANHRSDA
- the ggctb gene encoding gamma-glutamylcyclotransferase b isoform X2 — its product is MENNCTFLYFAYGSNLLKERLQLRNPSAMVNCVAMLKDYKLVFGNYKGLANDRWHGGVATIEHSPGDEMWGVVWRMNMSDLESLDSQENVTLGAYNPVDVSVNTKGQELNCRTYIMYSCVYAPPSPHYLQVRDLSLHQCLWLRALTVGGEIPYSTIPITTPKPSTSMCLPVLSDFASY